One segment of Nostoc flagelliforme CCNUN1 DNA contains the following:
- a CDS encoding helix-turn-helix domain-containing protein, translating to MLRLPHRVRRQSDKSNKDNNYISLSESCKILFLTESSIRYHIIRHRLKAFKSGGKWYLSKDSVETFKTWQNYNKRKDH from the coding sequence ATGCTAAGACTACCCCACAGAGTAAGACGGCAAAGCGATAAAAGCAATAAAGATAATAATTATATTAGTTTGTCGGAATCTTGCAAAATCTTATTTTTAACAGAAAGCAGTATCCGATACCATATTATTCGCCACCGACTCAAAGCCTTTAAAAGTGGCGGCAAATGGTATTTAAGCAAAGATAGTGTAGAAACTTTTAAAACTTGGCAGAACTATAACAAACGCAAAGACCATTAA